A region of Methyloversatilis discipulorum DNA encodes the following proteins:
- a CDS encoding AsmA-like C-terminal region-containing protein yields MNENAVYVKTEAGEEAVSKRTIVQRNLRSILIMIDGRTPVGNLAQQFGDPLIVEGLVGELEHRGLVRRIDAPPQGEEADRAELSSMLVDIEDLVSQPITPVSDDIRRAHEKASAKESPVLDEFAMALPELAAPAPANSPAPAAALSAADDVRGAIRRAMMSASPDAAAAERSGGGLQRLFDLFAGRVGDRKGPPGSLGKKIVLSAAVLLALLVGLFFLYPYQRHLPHFESLATELLGQPVRIASVSPSLFPEPSIALEGVTVGGPGQLEIGAVKLLPRVSTLLSERTVLRDVRIERAALNLSFLPSLSRRQDINWASRWVTVEHVSMVDASIVLLDGAIGALGGDLALDENGVLTRLSLASADGGLKLQGNNAGGVWSVSMTALGWQTPGKPSLLFDVLEAQGTLNSRRLQFDKLDVKLYDGYATGSVALDFADVTRFEGQLQTSRLGLAGLLKVFAPTLLLTGDLSMSLSLTGEGRNFEELQKSLRGTGTMGVQRGQIERVDLVQAVRIPRPGGVRGGSTRFDRLDANAVVDASGVSLSQVVMESGLVGANGTLRLADDTLRGRLDVTLQGSATTVRAPVNIEGPYADPVVKLLR; encoded by the coding sequence ATGAATGAAAATGCTGTTTACGTAAAGACCGAGGCCGGCGAAGAGGCGGTGAGCAAGCGCACCATCGTCCAGCGCAACCTGCGCTCCATCCTGATCATGATCGATGGGCGCACGCCTGTCGGCAATCTGGCGCAGCAGTTCGGCGATCCGCTCATCGTCGAGGGTCTGGTCGGCGAACTGGAGCACCGCGGACTGGTGCGCCGGATCGACGCGCCGCCGCAGGGCGAGGAGGCGGACCGCGCCGAGCTGTCGTCCATGCTGGTCGATATCGAGGACCTGGTCAGCCAGCCGATCACGCCGGTGTCGGACGACATCCGTCGGGCGCATGAAAAGGCGTCCGCCAAGGAGTCGCCGGTGCTCGACGAGTTCGCGATGGCCTTGCCCGAGCTGGCGGCGCCGGCACCGGCGAATTCCCCCGCACCGGCTGCAGCGCTGTCTGCTGCCGACGATGTACGCGGCGCGATCCGTCGCGCGATGATGTCCGCCTCGCCGGACGCCGCTGCCGCAGAACGCAGCGGTGGTGGCCTGCAGCGACTGTTTGACCTGTTCGCCGGACGAGTCGGCGACCGCAAGGGCCCCCCGGGTTCGCTCGGCAAGAAAATCGTCCTCTCCGCGGCGGTGCTGCTGGCGCTGCTGGTCGGCCTTTTCTTCCTTTATCCCTATCAGCGCCATCTGCCGCACTTCGAGTCCCTGGCGACCGAATTGCTGGGGCAGCCGGTACGCATCGCGTCGGTTTCGCCCAGCCTGTTCCCCGAGCCGTCCATCGCGCTCGAAGGGGTGACGGTGGGTGGGCCCGGGCAACTTGAAATCGGTGCGGTAAAGCTGCTGCCACGGGTGTCCACGCTGCTGTCGGAACGTACTGTTCTGCGCGACGTGCGCATCGAGCGTGCGGCACTGAATCTGTCCTTCCTGCCATCGCTGTCGCGCCGCCAGGACATCAACTGGGCGTCGCGCTGGGTCACCGTCGAGCACGTCAGCATGGTCGATGCCAGCATCGTGCTGCTCGACGGTGCCATCGGTGCGCTCGGCGGCGATCTGGCGCTGGACGAGAACGGCGTGCTGACGCGCCTGTCGCTCGCCTCTGCCGACGGTGGGCTCAAGCTTCAGGGCAACAACGCCGGCGGCGTCTGGAGCGTGTCGATGACGGCGCTGGGATGGCAGACCCCGGGCAAGCCTTCGTTGCTGTTCGATGTGCTGGAGGCGCAGGGCACGCTGAACAGCCGCCGCCTGCAGTTCGACAAGCTGGACGTCAAACTCTATGACGGTTACGCAACCGGCAGCGTGGCGTTGGATTTTGCCGACGTCACACGGTTCGAGGGGCAGCTGCAGACGTCCCGTCTCGGCCTGGCGGGGCTGCTGAAGGTGTTCGCGCCGACGCTGCTGCTGACCGGTGACCTGTCGATGTCGCTGTCGCTGACCGGCGAGGGCCGTAATTTTGAGGAACTGCAGAAGAGCCTGCGGGGTACGGGCACGATGGGGGTGCAGCGCGGGCAGATCGAACGCGTCGATCTTGTGCAGGCGGTGCGCATTCCGCGGCCGGGTGGTGTGCGCGGCGGCAGCACTCGCTTCGATCGGCTGGACGCCAACGCGGTGGTCGATGCCAGCGGCGTCAGTCTGAGCCAGGTGGTGATGGAATCGGGTCTGGTCGGCGCCAACGGTACGCTGCGTCTGGCCGACGACACCTTGCGCGGGCGGCTCGACGTGACGCTGCAGGGCTCGGCAACGACGGTGCGCGCGCCGGTGAACATAGAAGGGCCGTACGCGGATCCGGTGGTGAAGCTGCTGCGCTGA
- the rfbB gene encoding dTDP-glucose 4,6-dehydratase, translating into MTILVTGGAGFIGSNFVLDWLAGSDEPVVNLDALTYAGNRANLASLDGDARHIFVHGDICDRELIDRLLAQHRPRAIVHFAAESHVDRSIHGPGEFMRTNVTGTFTLLEAARGYWGALEGDEKSAFRFHHVSTDEVYGSLKPTDPPFAETNAYEPNSPYSASKAASDHLVRAWHHTYGLPVVTTNCSNNYGPYHFPEKLIPLIIVNALAGKPLPVYGDGQQVRDWLYVKDHCAAIREVLARGRLGETYNIGGWNEKPNIDIVRTVCALLDEMKPDASGPYERLITYVKDRPGHDRRYAIDARKIERELGWRPAETFDTGIRKTVRWYLDNQPWVQDVLSGGYRDWVSKQYGGASA; encoded by the coding sequence ATGACCATCCTGGTAACCGGCGGTGCCGGTTTCATCGGCAGCAATTTCGTGCTCGACTGGCTGGCCGGCAGCGACGAGCCGGTCGTCAATCTCGATGCGCTGACCTACGCGGGAAACCGCGCCAACCTGGCATCGCTCGACGGCGACGCGCGGCACATCTTCGTGCACGGCGACATCTGCGATCGCGAACTGATCGACCGCCTGCTCGCGCAGCACCGTCCGCGCGCCATCGTGCATTTCGCCGCCGAATCGCATGTCGACCGCTCGATCCACGGCCCGGGCGAATTCATGCGCACCAACGTGACCGGCACCTTCACGCTGCTGGAGGCCGCCCGTGGCTACTGGGGCGCGCTCGAAGGTGATGAGAAATCCGCCTTCCGTTTCCACCATGTCAGCACCGACGAGGTCTATGGTTCGCTCAAGCCGACCGACCCGCCGTTTGCCGAAACCAACGCCTATGAACCGAACAGCCCGTACTCGGCGAGCAAGGCGGCGAGCGACCACCTGGTGCGTGCCTGGCATCACACCTACGGGCTGCCGGTGGTCACCACCAACTGCTCGAACAACTACGGGCCGTATCACTTTCCCGAGAAGCTGATCCCGCTCATCATCGTCAACGCGCTGGCCGGCAAGCCGCTGCCCGTGTATGGCGACGGTCAGCAGGTGCGCGACTGGCTGTACGTGAAGGACCACTGCGCGGCGATCCGCGAGGTGCTGGCGCGCGGCCGTCTGGGTGAGACCTACAATATCGGCGGCTGGAACGAGAAGCCGAACATCGACATCGTGCGCACGGTGTGTGCGCTGCTCGACGAAATGAAGCCGGACGCTTCCGGACCCTACGAACGGCTCATCACCTATGTGAAGGACCGCCCCGGCCACGACCGCCGCTACGCGATCGACGCCCGCAAGATCGAGCGCGAACTTGGTTGGCGGCCGGCGGAAACCTTCGACACCGGCATCCGCAAGACGGTGCGCTGGTATCTGGACAACCAGCCCTGGGTGCAGGACGTGCTCAGCGGCGGCTACCGCGACTGGGTGAGCAAGCAGTACGGCGGAGCGTCGGCATGA
- the soxC gene encoding sulfite dehydrogenase, whose amino-acid sequence MDQKIDGVRLVAAARAELEAHSSITHNPSRRALLAKTAAAAVTGLAGVGVARAEPLAVPESNKALGRPLPPEEYGMPSKYESHVKRRRTDVLVNKQNYSDWSFTPLHQQLGTVTPNGLIYERHHNGVPDINPDQHRFVIHGMVRQPLVFSMSDLMKYPSVSRFHFMECSGNGLTDWLKPAARTVQQTHGLLSCAQWTGIPVSTLLDEAGVSPSATWALAEGGDGAAHARSIPMKKLMEDALIVYAANGEMLRPENGYPLRLFIPGWEGNVSIKWLRRLKLGDQPWHLRSETARYTDPMPDGKWRQFSFEMEAKSVITSPSGSMKIRPGPIEIVGFAWSGKGSIRAVDVTLDGGRTWHQAQLEGPVMDKCLTRFRLQWNWTGGPTTIASRCVDSTGYVQPTVEDIQKVRAITGFVQHHNGVFPWFINEAGEVKNAIA is encoded by the coding sequence GTGGATCAGAAGATTGACGGAGTACGTTTGGTCGCAGCCGCGCGCGCCGAACTCGAGGCTCACAGTTCGATTACGCACAATCCGTCGCGACGGGCGCTGCTCGCGAAGACGGCAGCCGCTGCGGTGACCGGGCTGGCTGGCGTCGGCGTCGCGCGTGCGGAGCCGCTCGCAGTGCCGGAATCGAACAAGGCGCTCGGACGACCCTTGCCGCCGGAAGAGTACGGCATGCCATCGAAGTACGAGTCGCACGTCAAACGACGGCGAACCGATGTGCTGGTGAACAAGCAGAACTATTCGGACTGGAGCTTCACGCCGCTGCATCAGCAACTGGGCACCGTCACGCCGAACGGGCTGATCTACGAGAGGCACCACAACGGGGTACCCGACATCAACCCCGATCAGCATCGCTTCGTCATCCACGGCATGGTCCGCCAGCCGCTGGTCTTTTCGATGTCCGACCTGATGAAGTACCCGTCGGTGTCACGCTTCCACTTCATGGAGTGTTCGGGCAACGGCCTTACCGACTGGCTGAAGCCGGCCGCCCGTACTGTGCAGCAGACGCACGGACTGTTGTCGTGCGCTCAATGGACCGGCATTCCGGTGTCGACGCTGCTCGACGAGGCCGGCGTCTCGCCATCCGCGACATGGGCGCTGGCGGAGGGCGGGGACGGTGCGGCGCATGCACGCAGCATTCCGATGAAAAAGCTGATGGAGGACGCGCTCATCGTCTATGCGGCGAACGGCGAAATGCTCAGACCTGAAAACGGTTACCCGCTTCGTCTGTTCATTCCGGGCTGGGAGGGCAACGTCAGCATCAAGTGGCTGCGCCGGCTCAAACTGGGCGACCAGCCCTGGCATCTGCGCAGCGAGACTGCGCGCTACACCGATCCGATGCCTGACGGGAAGTGGCGTCAGTTCAGTTTCGAGATGGAGGCGAAGTCCGTGATCACCTCGCCATCCGGCAGCATGAAGATCCGCCCGGGCCCGATCGAGATCGTCGGCTTCGCGTGGTCCGGAAAGGGGAGCATCCGCGCGGTGGATGTCACGCTCGATGGCGGGCGTACCTGGCACCAGGCTCAGCTGGAAGGGCCAGTGATGGACAAGTGCCTGACGCGATTCCGGCTGCAGTGGAACTGGACCGGTGGTCCGACGACGATCGCCAGCCGCTGTGTCGACTCGACCGGCTACGTCCAGCCGACGGTCGAGGACATCCAGAAAGTGCGCGCGATCACCGGCTTCGTGCAGCACCACAACGGCGTTTTTCCGTGGTTCATCAACGAAGCAGGGGAGGTGAAGAATGCGATCGCTTGA
- the rfbD gene encoding dTDP-4-dehydrorhamnose reductase, whose translation MKILLFGKGGQVGWELQRALAPLGELIALDFDSAGDLSGDFSQPAAVAATVRRVAPDLIVNAAAHTAVDKAESEVDLTRLINATTPGRIAQEAKALGAHLIHYSTDYVFDGSGNAARDEMAATGPLSVYGRTKLEGEQLIAASGATHLILRTSWVYAARGGNFAKTMLKLAKERERLTVIADQIGAPTGAELLADVSAHAARTLRARPELSGLYHCVAAGETSWHGYATHVIERARAAGHAIKVASDAILPIPTSDYPTPATRPLNSRLDTRRLREAFGLVLPPWQQGVDRMLAEIL comes from the coding sequence ATGAAAATCCTGCTGTTCGGCAAGGGCGGGCAAGTCGGCTGGGAACTGCAGCGCGCGCTCGCTCCGCTGGGTGAGCTGATTGCACTTGATTTCGACAGCGCCGGCGATCTGTCCGGCGACTTCAGTCAGCCGGCGGCGGTGGCGGCAACGGTGCGCCGTGTGGCGCCTGACCTCATCGTCAATGCCGCCGCACACACCGCGGTCGACAAGGCCGAGAGCGAGGTTGATCTCACCCGCCTGATCAACGCGACCACGCCCGGCCGCATCGCACAGGAAGCGAAGGCACTCGGCGCCCATCTGATCCATTACTCGACCGACTACGTGTTCGATGGCAGCGGGAACGCGGCGCGCGACGAGATGGCGGCGACCGGGCCGCTCAGCGTCTATGGCCGCACCAAGCTGGAGGGCGAGCAACTGATCGCCGCGTCCGGCGCGACGCATCTGATCCTGCGCACCAGCTGGGTCTATGCCGCGCGTGGGGGCAACTTCGCGAAGACCATGCTGAAGCTGGCGAAGGAGCGCGAACGGCTCACCGTGATCGCTGACCAGATCGGTGCGCCGACCGGTGCCGAACTGCTGGCCGACGTCAGCGCACACGCCGCGCGTACGCTGCGCGCCCGGCCCGAACTGAGCGGGCTCTACCACTGCGTGGCCGCCGGTGAAACGTCCTGGCATGGCTACGCCACCCATGTGATCGAGCGTGCGCGCGCAGCTGGTCACGCGATCAAGGTTGCATCGGACGCCATCCTGCCAATCCCGACCAGCGATTACCCGACACCGGCCACGCGTCCGCTCAATTCCCGGCTCGATACCCGTCGGTTGCGCGAGGCCTTCGGTCTCGTGCTGCCGCCCTGGCAGCAGGGCGTGGACCGCATGCTGGCCGAAATCCTCTGA
- a CDS encoding ABC transporter permease, which yields MNMKKIRRSLFSRTTLRAIVSITVFLILWEAGSRSKEWAGFTMPWIGLIPPPTSVVSVWWDLLGDSGYWQSWYLSLMRVLSGFVAAMVIGIPLGLLMAVSRTFNSITFPSFEILRPIPPLAWVPVAIIFWPTEELSIAFVTFLGAFFTVVINVLGGARSIDMRFYQSAQAMGSSQWDIFKRIVLPATVPSIVVGSSVGMGITWNVVVAAEMISGGGGGGGSGGGLGFFIWNSYVGGSYEQIVIGMISIGIAGYACSELLRGIGGFFTPWLRTR from the coding sequence ATGAACATGAAGAAGATACGGCGTTCGCTGTTCAGCCGCACCACGCTGCGCGCCATCGTATCGATCACCGTCTTCCTGATTCTGTGGGAGGCGGGATCGCGGTCGAAGGAATGGGCCGGCTTCACCATGCCCTGGATCGGGCTGATACCGCCACCCACCAGCGTTGTGTCCGTGTGGTGGGATCTGCTGGGTGATAGCGGCTACTGGCAGAGCTGGTATCTGAGCCTGATGCGCGTACTGAGTGGCTTCGTCGCGGCAATGGTGATCGGCATACCGCTCGGTCTGCTGATGGCGGTCAGTCGAACCTTCAATTCGATCACCTTCCCGTCGTTCGAGATCCTGCGGCCGATTCCGCCGCTTGCCTGGGTCCCGGTCGCCATCATCTTCTGGCCGACCGAAGAGCTGTCGATTGCCTTCGTCACCTTCCTCGGCGCCTTCTTCACGGTGGTGATCAACGTGCTGGGTGGTGCGCGCTCGATCGACATGCGCTTCTACCAGTCAGCGCAGGCCATGGGCTCGTCGCAGTGGGACATCTTCAAGCGCATCGTGCTGCCGGCGACCGTGCCGTCCATCGTGGTGGGGTCGTCGGTGGGCATGGGCATCACCTGGAACGTGGTGGTGGCCGCCGAGATGATCTCCGGTGGTGGGGGTGGCGGTGGCTCGGGCGGCGGACTCGGGTTCTTCATCTGGAACTCCTATGTCGGTGGCTCCTATGAGCAGATCGTCATCGGAATGATCAGCATCGGCATCGCCGGCTATGCGTGCAGCGAGCTTCTGCGCGGTATCGGCGGCTTCTTCACACCCTGGCTCAGAACACGGTAA
- a CDS encoding GNAT family N-acetyltransferase, which yields MNTIGQPISIRRADDEDIDWLLDMYSSLDFSPEPSLPLTDARARFRQIEGYPDYRVYVAECDGERVGTFALIIIDGLAHGGRPHAIVEDVVVAPGRRRRGVGQAMMRFAMEGCAEAGCYKLALSSHLKREKAHRFYEMLGFERHGYSFMIEF from the coding sequence ATGAACACGATAGGGCAGCCCATATCGATACGCCGGGCCGACGATGAGGACATCGACTGGTTGCTCGACATGTACTCATCGCTCGACTTCTCGCCCGAGCCCTCACTGCCGCTGACCGATGCACGCGCACGCTTCCGGCAGATCGAGGGCTATCCGGACTACCGGGTGTACGTCGCCGAGTGCGACGGCGAACGGGTGGGAACGTTCGCCCTCATCATCATCGACGGGCTTGCACATGGCGGGCGTCCGCACGCGATTGTCGAAGATGTTGTGGTCGCACCCGGGCGTCGCCGCCGTGGCGTAGGTCAGGCAATGATGCGCTTCGCCATGGAGGGCTGCGCGGAGGCGGGCTGCTACAAGCTCGCGCTGTCGAGTCACCTGAAGCGAGAAAAGGCGCACCGCTTCTATGAAATGCTCGGGTTCGAGCGGCATGGCTACAGCTTCATGATCGAGTTCTGA
- a CDS encoding ABC transporter ATP-binding protein, whose amino-acid sequence MSAVLEKVRTQGNEARYGAIRIDDVVKIYDPEGAAVMAVDHCTLDIKAGEICMIVGPSGCGKTSLLNAIAGFHDITSGAIYMDGEMLCGPGKPRADPGADRIVVFQNGALFPWKTNLENVAFGPMMQGKMSKKEIIEKARSMMADAGLSGTEHNYPGEVSSGLRRRVEIVRALMNDPKVLLFDEPYRALDSLTRSVMHESLLEIYYKNKVTIFFITHDLEEAIFLGHKLVIMTTRPCRPKKVLEVDIPHPRDYSVLTSPRFRELLEETSSVVHEEARKSFASGEKEG is encoded by the coding sequence ATGAGTGCTGTGCTTGAGAAGGTACGTACGCAGGGCAACGAGGCGCGCTACGGGGCGATCCGGATCGACGACGTGGTCAAGATCTACGACCCCGAGGGGGCCGCGGTCATGGCGGTCGATCACTGCACGCTGGACATCAAGGCGGGCGAGATCTGCATGATCGTCGGACCATCCGGCTGCGGGAAGACGTCGCTGCTTAACGCGATTGCCGGCTTCCACGACATCACGTCGGGCGCCATCTACATGGATGGCGAGATGCTCTGCGGCCCTGGCAAGCCGAGGGCGGACCCGGGTGCCGACCGCATCGTGGTGTTCCAGAACGGCGCCCTGTTTCCGTGGAAGACGAATCTCGAGAACGTCGCCTTCGGCCCGATGATGCAGGGCAAGATGAGCAAGAAGGAGATCATCGAGAAGGCGCGCAGCATGATGGCCGATGCCGGCCTCAGCGGCACCGAGCACAACTACCCGGGCGAGGTTTCGTCGGGGCTGCGGCGGCGGGTCGAGATCGTGCGCGCGCTGATGAACGACCCCAAGGTGCTGCTGTTCGACGAGCCCTACCGGGCTCTCGATTCGCTGACCCGTTCGGTGATGCACGAGTCGCTGCTCGAGATCTACTACAAGAACAAGGTCACCATCTTCTTCATCACTCACGACCTGGAAGAGGCCATCTTCCTCGGCCACAAGCTGGTGATCATGACGACGCGGCCATGTCGCCCGAAGAAAGTGCTCGAGGTCGACATACCGCATCCGCGCGACTACAGCGTGCTCACCAGTCCGCGTTTCCGCGAACTGCTCGAGGAAACCTCGTCGGTCGTGCATGAAGAGGCGCGCAAATCCTTCGCCTCCGGCGAGAAGGAGGGCTGA
- a CDS encoding c-type cytochrome, giving the protein MALATTLLLAGCAGNTVSSATASPHARPAALGTPVVEPDLVAWNIDVRGPDGQGLPPGSGTARAGKAVFDAQCASCHGAAAAGGPMFGTMVGGIGSFKTDKRVLTPGSMYPYAPALFDYIRRAMPLTAPQSLSNDQTYAVTAYLLHLNGLVEQDAEMNAASLAAIRMPNRDGFIVDDRPDTNAVRCMQDCKPLRTSVAVP; this is encoded by the coding sequence ATGGCCCTGGCCACCACCCTGCTGCTGGCGGGTTGCGCGGGAAATACGGTGAGTTCGGCAACTGCTTCACCGCATGCCCGCCCGGCCGCGCTCGGCACGCCCGTCGTTGAACCGGATCTCGTCGCCTGGAATATCGATGTCCGTGGTCCGGACGGGCAGGGGCTGCCGCCGGGATCCGGCACCGCGCGGGCAGGGAAGGCGGTGTTCGACGCCCAATGCGCCTCCTGCCACGGCGCCGCGGCTGCCGGTGGACCGATGTTCGGCACCATGGTGGGCGGTATCGGCTCGTTCAAGACGGACAAGCGTGTGCTTACGCCGGGCAGCATGTATCCGTATGCGCCGGCGCTGTTTGATTACATCCGCCGCGCCATGCCGCTGACCGCCCCGCAGTCGCTCAGCAACGACCAAACCTACGCGGTGACGGCGTACCTGCTGCACCTCAACGGATTGGTGGAGCAGGACGCCGAGATGAATGCGGCCAGTCTGGCGGCGATCCGCATGCCGAACCGGGACGGTTTCATCGTCGACGACCGGCCGGATACGAACGCTGTCCGGTGCATGCAGGACTGCAAGCCGCTGCGCACAAGCGTCGCGGTGCCTTAG
- a CDS encoding amidohydrolase family protein, whose translation MTQTVIDMRSRPSYLHDFYGATPDTPSFEVVKWLNRRTGSQDELHFTRSKNASSFVKEIRAAGIAQAVVVGRDTPGIKHSNDDIMKMVSEHKELVGIGSVDPHASGIKAATDEIERAVGKLGLKGINIEPGFCNPQVAADDAQLYPVYEACQALGVPVTIMSGPTTPRFELTDPASIGRVAKNFPQLKIVCYHGFWPYVNEMIGIAFRWDNVFVVADMYIFLPGGSLYVEAANGFMQDQLLFGSSYPFRAMGQSVEDYRTLGFKESVIDKVMGGNAKQVLGL comes from the coding sequence ATGACCCAGACCGTGATCGACATGCGCAGCAGACCTTCCTACCTGCACGACTTCTACGGCGCGACGCCCGACACCCCTTCGTTCGAGGTGGTGAAGTGGCTGAACCGCCGGACGGGGTCGCAGGACGAACTGCATTTCACCCGCTCGAAGAACGCCAGTTCCTTCGTCAAGGAGATCCGCGCCGCCGGCATCGCCCAGGCGGTGGTGGTCGGCCGCGACACACCGGGGATCAAGCATTCGAACGACGACATCATGAAGATGGTGTCGGAGCACAAGGAGCTCGTCGGCATCGGCTCGGTCGATCCGCACGCCAGCGGCATCAAGGCGGCGACCGACGAGATCGAGCGCGCGGTCGGCAAGCTCGGCCTGAAGGGCATCAACATCGAGCCCGGCTTCTGCAATCCGCAGGTGGCGGCGGACGATGCGCAGCTCTATCCGGTGTACGAGGCCTGCCAGGCGCTGGGTGTGCCGGTGACCATCATGTCCGGTCCGACCACGCCGCGCTTCGAACTGACGGATCCGGCCTCCATCGGGCGCGTCGCGAAGAACTTCCCGCAGCTCAAGATCGTCTGCTACCACGGCTTCTGGCCCTACGTGAACGAGATGATCGGCATCGCCTTCCGCTGGGACAACGTGTTCGTCGTGGCGGACATGTACATCTTCCTGCCCGGTGGTTCGCTCTATGTCGAAGCTGCGAACGGCTTCATGCAGGATCAGCTGCTGTTCGGCAGTTCCTATCCCTTCCGTGCGATGGGTCAGTCGGTCGAGGACTACCGTACGCTCGGCTTCAAGGAGTCAGTCATCGACAAGGTGATGGGCGGCAACGCGAAGCAGGTTCTGGGGCTTTGA
- a CDS encoding TetR/AcrR family transcriptional regulator, which yields MSVDTKDDRSQRARIVKAAARLFAERGYHAVGMTELQNAVQLGRGALYHHIRSKDDLLYDIAREYITDLNELAVIAEEEADPRKRICILGHHLISMIASHQAELTVCFREVQSLTDTRRAEVLALHTRYERVWKDAFTAGAEQGLFRPYDPVVLKGVLGMYFYSYLWMRPDGSLGAETISERFNEMALRMLALD from the coding sequence ATGAGCGTAGACACGAAGGACGACCGTTCGCAGCGGGCACGCATCGTCAAGGCGGCCGCCCGCCTCTTTGCCGAGCGCGGCTACCACGCAGTCGGCATGACCGAACTGCAGAACGCGGTGCAGCTTGGCCGCGGAGCGCTCTACCACCACATTCGCAGCAAGGACGATCTTCTTTATGACATCGCCCGCGAATACATCACCGATCTGAACGAACTCGCGGTGATCGCCGAAGAGGAAGCGGACCCGAGAAAGCGCATCTGCATACTGGGTCACCACCTGATCTCGATGATCGCGTCTCATCAGGCGGAGCTGACGGTGTGCTTTCGGGAAGTCCAGTCGCTGACTGATACGCGCCGTGCGGAAGTGCTGGCGCTGCACACACGCTATGAACGTGTCTGGAAGGACGCCTTCACCGCCGGCGCCGAACAGGGTCTCTTCAGGCCCTACGACCCGGTGGTCCTGAAGGGCGTACTCGGAATGTATTTCTACAGCTATCTGTGGATGCGGCCGGACGGCTCGCTCGGTGCGGAGACCATCTCCGAGCGCTTCAACGAGATGGCTCTTCGCATGCTGGCGCTCGACTGA
- a CDS encoding ABC transporter ATP-binding protein, with the protein MASATQSAMAPITSKISINAGEMIVSNVCKSYGTGLFEKKVVKDCSFNVERGKLTVMIGPSGCGKSTLIKLLAGFEKPTSGNILLNGKPVTGPGRDRLVVFQESALFPWMTSYDNIMYGPIARGEDDKKARDLAEFLLDKVGLRDFRKKYPMQLSGGMQRRAELARAMINNPEVMILDEPFRGLDAMSKELMWEYYSALYEESRRTTFFVTTDIDEALFLADRLIIMSNIPTRVRATIEVDIPRPRKLADFFLGDRANEVKMTALSLLHEEAMKSFSGGSKAAADFVESYARRSQRA; encoded by the coding sequence ATGGCAAGTGCAACTCAGAGCGCGATGGCGCCGATCACCAGCAAGATCTCGATCAACGCCGGGGAGATGATTGTCAGCAATGTGTGCAAGTCATACGGCACGGGGCTGTTCGAGAAGAAGGTGGTGAAGGACTGTTCGTTCAACGTCGAACGCGGCAAGCTCACCGTGATGATCGGCCCCTCCGGCTGCGGCAAGAGCACACTGATCAAGCTGCTCGCGGGGTTCGAGAAACCCACCAGCGGCAACATCCTGCTGAATGGCAAGCCGGTGACCGGGCCGGGGCGGGACAGACTGGTGGTGTTCCAGGAGTCGGCGCTCTTTCCGTGGATGACGTCCTACGACAACATCATGTACGGGCCGATCGCGCGCGGTGAGGACGACAAGAAGGCGCGTGACCTCGCTGAGTTCCTGCTCGACAAGGTGGGCCTGCGCGACTTCCGCAAGAAGTATCCGATGCAGCTGTCGGGGGGCATGCAGCGCAGGGCGGAACTGGCGCGCGCAATGATCAACAACCCGGAGGTGATGATCCTCGACGAGCCCTTCCGCGGACTCGACGCGATGTCGAAGGAACTGATGTGGGAGTACTACTCGGCGCTGTACGAGGAGTCCCGCCGCACCACCTTCTTCGTCACTACGGATATCGACGAGGCGCTGTTCCTCGCCGACCGCTTGATCATCATGAGCAATATCCCGACCCGGGTGAGAGCCACCATCGAGGTGGACATTCCGCGGCCGCGCAAGCTAGCCGACTTCTTCCTCGGCGACCGCGCCAACGAAGTGAAGATGACCGCACTGTCACTGCTGCACGAGGAGGCGATGAAGTCCTTCTCCGGAGGCAGCAAGGCGGCGGCCGACTTCGTCGAATCCTACGCAAGGAGATCACAGAGGGCGTGA